The sequence CCGAGACTATGCCGGTCAGCAAGAACAGGAGGAAGGAGCTGGTGGCCAGTTGTGGGTGGGATTCTGGGAAACAAGGCTTGTCAGAAGCTCCAGACCCAACTCCTCCCCAACCCAAGGTCCTCCTGGGAGGAGGCTGAAGACAGAAGGTGGATCCACTTTTTATTGTCCTTCAGAAGCACACAATGCAAGTGTCCTCTCCTCTCTAAAGCCTCTGTCCCCACAGCCATAAGAAACCCTCTCTCCTCTGGTCCCTcagcaatttttttcttctctcttcactCTGCCTGATTATTGGTTTCTGTGTACTTGTCTGTTAGGCAGGAAACTCCTTTTCCCAGACCCAGCATACAACTTGGTGTGGCATAATTGCTCAGTACAGGTTTTTTATGGAACCAAACTGAGCTGGCATATAATAGAAAGTATGGAAGTTAAAGTTAAGGAAGAATTTTCCCATCTAAGTATAGAAGCCAGAAACCAGGTAAACTGCAAAATATGTTTAttccctaatcctatataatcaaagcttaatatgctaaatgtctggtcagCCAtacaaccaatcaaaatgtaatatgctaatgatacgttaaggccgctcaaccgctcactatgacatacactgaccaccagggggcagatgctccaacctgtaggttaacttgctgctgagGTTCGGCCgatagggactgagcaagatcagcaagacaggccggacacaccatggagccctcccctggtccctccccggctggccagcctcccgcatccctccccgccccaatAGTGCACCTgcgctctctcgcaatccgggactgcttgggcgatgtcagagagtcagtttaggcccgatcctgcaggccaggctgagggacccgactggtgcatgaattcgtgcaccgggcctttagtgtaATATAAAATCTCAACTCCTAGGAACATTTCCACAAAAAGCCAATAAACTAAACCTGAAGACCTCTGCAACTCCAACCAAGCTCATCTCTAGAGTAATGCTAGGTCTTCCCTCCCTACAGAACTCAGAAATTCCCATCCTCCAACTCACTTTCAGGGAGGTGTCTGGTTGTGGGTGGTGCTGTCCAGGAAGGAGGCCCTGGGTGTGGCGTTGAGTCAGGCTGTCCCTGAAGTTCAAGGGGGTAGGCTGGGGCCCTCAAAACCGAGGTGATGTCCTTGCGTCCCAACACTCggccctcagctccctcctcaaACAGCTCAATGCGGAAGCGGTCCTGGACATCATAGTGGCTGGCAATGGGGGCGACGTGGCGAATCACACTGGTCCCAAGATGGGAGAGAGGCCCattgagaggaagtgagtgataGGCAATGAACCAAGTAGATCCAGGCCCCACGCTCCCAGGAAACTTTCCCACTGGGTTACGGACAGAGGGTTGGGAAAAAAGTTGAAGAGGACCAGGTCTGAGACCTTAGACCAGGGGTtgggaacctttcttctgccaagggccatttggatatttataacatcattcacttaatataaatttatgttgctatgaaaaaaagctcctagatttatgtcctgcctgtggttgccttggcagggacaAACCAAATGATTCTGCAGGCCTTATACTGCCCTTGGGCtggacactccccaccccagccttagACCATGGCTCAGTTACTTAGAGAAAGGTAGCAGCAACCTCTGGCTTCTCCACCCTCCCAACTCACATGTCAATGCAGGACTGAGGCTTCACATATCCTTCTGCGTCAAACACTGTGTACTTGGCAGGTGCTGTGCACAGGACTGAGGGATATAAGCACAGAGAGACTGACTCTTGCTTCTGAGACCCTACACAAACCTTTCCCACCAGGGACAATAGAGTCCCCCTTGCCTTCTACCCCCAGGACTAGACATGACTCTTCTAGTCCACCAAGGCTGGCCATCTGACCATGTGGACAAAAAGGGACCACATACTAACCTGCCAAGATCAGGGAAGGCCTActtggcggccttgcaaactcagaaacCTAAAGTAAGTCAGGTTTGAAGTTAAAGCTTTTTAACTAAAAGCCGTTAGGGCAGGAAGTCATGTGCTAGGTTaaaatcttccctgacaaaagtcaatctttaccttaactaagcctgTCTATTGCCTTTTGAATTTAAGATAACATTCCTTTGGAATCTGagggtaacttcccttttcccagacccctcagggcacaaccaatgtaCCAGGGCTGAGACCAAAAATCCTCATTGTTATGGTTAACATGTTAATTATtcactgttaactatcctgtacccacctatgtaaacgatgtatgtgtctatcattttacttttcatccaatcccagaaGTTTCCCcaatttgctttctcccacctccctaatctatcgcCAGTGGATCTCATGTAATCCACTAGCGTCTTCtcttttgattataatgtataaaataagatgcaaaactgccattttctagAGCATTATCTCATTCCGTTGAGATTTTTGTTTCCCAGCAACtatcgacagtttggctcaaataaactcacaaaaatcctCTATAGGTCTGCATGTTCCTTACGTTGACACCCCCAATGTCCTGccaccagcccccagccccccagcatgAGGCGCCCATCCCTTCACCTCGGAAGCGAAGCGCCGCTCCCGTGGGGTTATAGAGGGTCAGCAGCTGCCTGGGTCCGCTCCGTTGGTCCGCCCTGAACTCTAAATCGGGGGGAAAGACGAGGACCGGGACGACAGGTCCCGAGGGAGGAGGGGCGCCCCGGGGCCCGCGCCCCAGCGCCCCGGGACCCCCCAGCTCCTGGTCCTGGGGCGCCCCGCGGCGCATGCAGGCTCTAGGCAGTGGGACATCCGAGGGCTGAGCTCGGGGGACAGGGCCTGGAATCTAGAGCTGGGGGACGAGAGGGGCAAAAGGGAACGGACGAGATTGTGGGGCCGGCCTGGACTGGGgccagcgccgccgccgccgccgccgccagcgccACCACCGCCTTGGAACTCGACTAGAGAGGGTCCCGCAGACCAGACCCAGCTTCCGAAACTTCTTCAGCTCAGCCCGTCCCTCTCGGCCCCGCCTCCAAGCCCCACCTCGAAGGGCACGCCCACCCGGTAAACCCGGCCCCTTGCGGCTCCCAAGCCCGGGCCCGGTCTCGAGGCCGGGCTCCAAACCTCCCAAAGCCGCTTCCActaggccccgccccttccgggCGTCCGGGATTCCGCCCCAGCTTGGGCCAGACTCCGCCTGCCCTGGGGTCTCCTCCGGAGCTGCCCTTCCCGCCTGCCCCGCGGAGACCTGTATCTGTGGTATCTGTGCCTCCGACCCCTCCCTGAGCTCGGGCCGCGATTCCTGGGGCTTCGCTACGACGCTCACCTTCTGGTCACAGCACCTGTCAATCAACTTGTGAGCAGAccgtggctgcctcctgcccccgagGCCGTTTGGGTACTTCCGCCACACGGCTTCTGTCATTGGCCAGGGCGGCTTCGTTTCCGCCATACGTACACGCCGATTGGTGCGTTTACAGAGGGGATTGACTAGGTTCTAGTGTCGGAAAATTACGTCTCGGTCTAGAATTCCAGCCCTGCAGTTACTCTGGGAGACCCGGGCGGCCTTtgttccttcctccccactccgAGACCGTCAGATCGCTAGAATCCCATCTAAAAGAagccctctctttctccccttcaatCCCAGGCTCTCCCGGAAGCCTCTGCGGCAACCAAAACCGTTTCCTACAATTGGAAGTTGCTCCCAGTTGGACTCAGGTCTCAGCCCTGGGTTCCGCTCCTGATTCTCTCCTTTCTGCACGGGATTCGGAAATCACATTTACACTTGGAATTAAGATTTACCAACCCTGCcacttacattattattattattgttgccaCATACATTACCATTCCATATATTCAACTCTTACAAACAAGGAAATCTCAGCAAGGTGAAGTCTTCCCCAGGCCACACAGTTAGCAGTGGAGCAAAAACAGTGGATCTTATCCAAAAGCCTTGCCTGAGCACTCTATATAATGTAGAATCCCTGTCTGTCCTCTTGATCATGatgttttcttcatagcactcaTAGAGCTACTTGTccttatgtttattttaccattTATCTCTGCTCCACAAAATGAGGGACTTTGTTTTGTTGTACCGTTGgtgcctaaaacagtgcctgccatttgtttttatttattgatttgagagagaaaaacatcgatttgttattagacacttatttctgcattcagtggttgattcttgtatgtgccctgactggggatcaaacccgcaatcttGGCATACTGGGAGGacttctaaccaactgagtcacccggccagggctaatgCCTGCCATTTGGAATGAACAAATGACTGACTAGAATGAACTTGGAGCTGAGATCTAACTGAGAATTCCAGGTAGAGGGATAGCACAGGCAAAGCCAATGTACTAGAAATAGTCATAGAGCCAGTGTGACTGGAACAGTGATTTTAAGGAAGACAATAATTGGAGATGAGAGTAAGGGGGATGAAGGATGCAGGACATCCAGAGCCTTTGAGCCTACAGTaggactttggattttattttgagaCTGATGAAAAACTGTAGGAgagtatttaaattttcttttttacagccttGAGATATCTTTGACATAAaaactgtatatatttaaggtcTACAACTTGATGATTTGTATACACTGTGAAAAGATTACCACAATCAAACTCATTAATATATCCATCATCTCTAAagacagggtgtccccaaaaatgtatacatactttataagctgatagctcagttttaaaaatgaaatgtattttaataaacactgcctttataattattcaaagtgtgtatatacattttttggggggacacactATAGttaccattgtgtgtgtgttttttgcatATGTGTGGAGAATATGGGGAGTTTTTAGCAAAGGGGTGACAAGATCCAACTTGGGCTCTTAAAAGATTCTGtataataaatgtctgttgagtttattgaatgaatgaaaagaaatccCCAAGATGGGCACCAAAACCATAAAGATGGATATGTGACCCCTTCCTCAGTCAAGGAATATTTATTTGGATAAAAAATGGATCCCTAGGGCCAATGGCCAAGGTTGGCCTGGATTTCAGGCCTGGGACCTAGCAGCCCGAACAGGCTGGGAGGGGCACCTCCTCTTGCTGAGATTGGTGAGGATCTGATCCTGGTTGGGCCGGTAGAGAACCACAAAGCTATCTGGAGGAAGGATAGGACCTCTGTTCTCTTCCACctggcccatcagcagataactggctcctgggagagggaagggaaagattGAGAGCTCATGTTATATACCGTAAAGATGTGCCTCCTTGTCTGAGCCCCTTATATTCTACTACCTCTCTCATTTCCATGAAGCTAAGTACCCTTCTCCTCTACTCCACATCCCTGTTACCTTTCTTCATGGGGGGGCACTGCTTGCAAGGCACGTAAAACTTCAAGGAGGTATCAGTGGGTGCAGAGGGCAGGTCCAGGCCTCCAGTTTTGTAAGCACCAATGAGACTGACAGTGACAGTAAGGCCCTCTCCTGGGCCCCGAACCATGGACTTCACTGTTGCCGTCACCACTGTGGGAGAGTGAGGGTGAGAGATGAGGAGACAGGCGGCCAGGGCAAGGCTAGAACCAAAAGGGGGAGGGTACTTTGGGGACAGGACGGGAGTTAGAAGATCTGGAAGAGCAGAGCATGTGAATGAGGCTTCTTACCCAGATTGCTGGTACAGAAGTTGCTCTGCAAGGTGCCTGTCCGCCGGCACTGTTTTGGGCAGGTGACACTGGGTGCAtctaggaggaggagggggacattGTTTGTGGAAGGTGATCTATTTCCCCAATAACAGCCTTATTGATTTGAACTTGTTCAAAGTTCTATCCAGCTTTGGGTCTCAGTACCCAGTGCCAACCATTATTAGCACAGAGGTGGCACCCATGAGtgttgtatgaatgaatgaatgaatgaatgagcgagcCCAGGAATGAACTCAGTCTgcatcctcttcctcccccttctcagACTCTCAGACTCACCAGGGCCCACAGGAGTTGCCTGGACCTCAGGTGCGGCTTTTGGTTTCTCCGCAGGTGGGGGTCCCAGCTTGACTTTGGGCGGGGCTCCTGGCTTGGGGCCCGGGCCAAGGAGCGGGGGACCTGGCCGGGCATCCTCTCCCGGGCTCTGAGCCGGCCCTTCTTTGGCGGCACCCCGCGGCAGGGTCCTGTAGGAGGCTGAGAATCCATCGGCAGTGACGCTAAGGTCTGAGACGAACTGGACGAGGAGCTCATTCCCTTCGGAGGAGATGGGACTGCAGGCGGCAGCAGGGCATTGTGGGAGGTGTCAAGAGGGCCTGCACCCTGCCTCTACCCAGGCGCCAGCCCCCAAGTTGGCTACATTAGCTTCCCGACTTCTTAGGCCCCAATAGCCTGTGTATCCAAGGTCCACGGGACTGATGCAGGGCCTAGTAGTCCCCTACCTGCTCCACCCACTGGTTTGGAGCTCATGGGTTCAGATCCCGCCTCTTCAGCTAAGCCCCTCCCATCCCAACAGCAGCCAGAGGTCAGACTCCTGAGCAGGTGGAGAAATCCTGACCTGCAACCCACCCAGGTCCTGTCCCCTCACCCCGGGGCTGTGTCTCCGCAGAACTTCCCCAGCCTCTTGGCGTCGTCACTCACGGCTCCGTTGAACACACTGACCGAGTCATAGCGGCAGTAGGTGTCCGGCTCCACGTCAAACTTCCCGAAGGTCAGCGAGATCACCTGATGccagggcacagggcagaggCTGCTTGGCACCTCTCACTTCCTTTGGTGATGTTTACAGTAGCCTCCTCTCACCTCCCTCGCATCCTCCTCTTAATGTTTTCATACCACAGCTCAGAGGATTACATACACAGGAATCCTGAAGTGGTGTCCTCCGCCATGGTGGGCAAGGTCAAGTCCAGGCTCATTCTCAAGGAATAGACCCAAaatccacctcctccacctcccccaccacctccaccacctcaccatcaccacacacacaccaagtttATCAGCATCAGATACCTCACTGATCATaggtataattttacatttttgtttgcaTGCAAGCAGTTTGGGTCTGTTTTTGCTTCCCACCAGCGAAAGCTCAGTGCTTAGGacatagtagatgttcaataaatcttTGCTAGCTGCATGCTGGAGGACACTGCTCAGGTCCGGAGGGCAGCCCGGGCAGGGGGTCGGTACCTGGTTTGGGGGCGCGATGATGTGCCAGGAACAGCTGATACCCGGGGGGTAATCAGACTCGGGCCAGTTGGGCGTGGTCAGTGTTCCCTGGGCCTTTTCCAGCCGCCCCCCGCAAAACTggtgctctggggaggggagagaggagtagGGTGGGGGTAGTGGAGATCCTCGGTCAGCTTGAGAAAAGCTCTAGGCTGGGAGCTCGTGCAGGAAGGTCGGATGTCGGGGTCTCAGGATGAGGGGCGAGAAGAGATGAGGGGAAGGAAACGGTGGGTAGGTTAGCAGAGGAAGAGCAAGGCGCAGGACCTCCGGGCACCCAGGCAGGTggtggaagggggaggaggaattgGTTGGACACGCCCCTTattgcccctccccctgacccgCTGCCACACCGTTCCTCTTCCCCTGTTAGATCCCATCTCCTCTACCTGGCAGAGAAGTCCCCTTTGCAGGCTCAAGAGTCCCCACGCTGTGAGGGTCCCCTCAAATTGGGGCATAAGCCCCTTTGGGAGGTCTTAAATATTTTAGGGGAGACTTCTGCCGCCAGGAGGAGGTGATGGGACCGCAATCGGGAGCCCCGGGCTGGGTGTAGGAGGCTCTGGGTCGGAGGAACCTGGTCCCCCTTCCCAGGGGTGCCCGCTCACGCCAGTCAGAGGGAGCCCGATTGCGGACGGGGGCGGGCAGTTACTCACCGTCCCAGTAACCCCAGGCCGCCCATTCCACCCGCGGGTCGGTGACCCATTTCCGCCTCgcgcctggggtggggcctggaagaggggggtggcgggagcgggagaggggagagaagatggggaggagggactggAGGGGCAGTTAGTgaggaaaaagggaaagggaggcaATGGGGACCTAGGATCTTGGGGTGAAGGTTAAGGCTGAGGGCGGGGCCTTGCCAGGGTGGGaccaggagaaggggaaggagaaggtgaGGAACGTCTCACCAGTGCTCGAGGTGGCCCGCCCGCTGTACCAGAGCAGGAAGCCTCGTCCTCCTGTACCCTCATCCGCTGTCATCTTCAGGGTCACCTGGTTGCCAGGGGCCACTATGGGTGCTGGCCGGAAGGTCCCACAGAAGCGTCCGAGCCGCTGGCCCGAGGTTCCAGACCCAGCAAAGACCTCCAGAGCATCGTAACGGCAGGCAGGGTGTAGCTCCAGGTCAAATACTCGGAAGGAAAGGGACACAGTCTGGCCTTCAGGGACCTGATTGCagagacaggggtggggacctGCAAAGTCAGGTCATACACAACCCAGGCAGAGGGCACTTCCCTTTCCCCAAGCATTGCCTGGATAAAGTTGGGCCTGAACATGAAGGAACCCCATCAGGGTGCAGAGCAGAGGGCCTGGGCTCTGCATCAGGCTTGTGGCTTGTGCAGGGGGCAAGGCTTGAGGTCTATGGAGAGATTTACAGGGGGCAGGAAGGAAGTTGGGAATGGAGTAGCTGGCATTGAATTAAGGGTTAAAGAGTGAGAACACTTGCCACGTATTATTGTGGACACTGATGGATCAGTGACCAGAGGGGAGGGGTCTTGGACTTCCCCAGGGAGTAATAGtagtgctgggggagggcctttGACTGGCTGGACCCAGGCCTTGGAGACTTTGACAAGGGGTAGTGACCAGAGGGGCCTTCTCACCGTTATTGTCCAGATGCACTCCTTATTGGGGGGGTAGAGGTTGGGAAAACTCTCACTTGCCACGTAACCTGATTCCCCAGTGACATCCCCTCCACACAGGAACACAGGTCTGGAGGACAGAAGAGGGGTCAGCATGGGTGGGGGAGTAGTGGACAGACTGGGATAGGGTAATGAGGGTAGGGAAACCTGAGGATGAGGGAGAAAGGCCTAAGGGATCTGGGACGGCCTCAGCCACCCTAGATGAAATTGAGGAGGGAAATACTATAGTAGAGGACCAGGAAAAAGTAGGGCCAGCAACTTAGCTATGCCTCCAActcccagtccccacccccaacacaacAGGAATTCCCGGAATCCTCCTTAGCGCCCCCCCCCCTTACTCTCCCCGCTTTGCACTGCCAGGCAGTCCACAGCAGCTGCCTAACTACTTCCAGATGTAGACACAGCCACGCCACGAGTctgtgcgggggagggggcggggagttGAGCGAGAAGCAGCAGCGATGGCCCTCACATTGAACCTGGAGACCAGGCTCCCTGACTTCTCAACCTTTTCTTTGCTTCTGTTGCAGCTAACTACTTGAGTATCTGACCCCAAGTCTCCCACTTGCTGCCTCGCTTTCCCCCATAATATCTAATTGCTTTCCTGGA is a genomic window of Eptesicus fuscus isolate TK198812 chromosome 4, DD_ASM_mEF_20220401, whole genome shotgun sequence containing:
- the MOSPD3 gene encoding motile sperm domain-containing protein 3, whose product is MRRGAPQDQELGGPGALGRGPRGAPPPSGPVVPVLVFPPDLEFRADQRSGPRQLLTLYNPTGAALRFRVLCTAPAKYTVFDAEGYVKPQSCIDIVIRHVAPIASHYDVQDRFRIELFEEGAEGRVLGRKDITSVLRAPAYPLELQGQPDSTPHPGPPSWTAPPTTRHLPEKSHPQLATSSFLLFLLTGIVSVAFLLLPLQDELGSQLPQILHVSLGQKLVAAYILGLLTMVFLRT
- the PCOLCE gene encoding procollagen C-endopeptidase enhancer 1; the encoded protein is MLPAATASLLGLLLTAWTLLPFAQGQTPNYTRPVFLCGGDVTGESGYVASESFPNLYPPNKECIWTITVPEGQTVSLSFRVFDLELHPACRYDALEVFAGSGTSGQRLGRFCGTFRPAPIVAPGNQVTLKMTADEGTGGRGFLLWYSGRATSSTEHQFCGGRLEKAQGTLTTPNWPESDYPPGISCSWHIIAPPNQVISLTFGKFDVEPDTYCRYDSVSVFNGAVSDDAKRLGKFCGDTAPGPISSEGNELLVQFVSDLSVTADGFSASYRTLPRGAAKEGPAQSPGEDARPGPPLLGPGPKPGAPPKVKLGPPPAEKPKAAPEVQATPVGPDAPSVTCPKQCRRTGTLQSNFCTSNLVVTATVKSMVRGPGEGLTVTVSLIGAYKTGGLDLPSAPTDTSLKFYVPCKQCPPMKKGASYLLMGQVEENRGPILPPDSFVVLYRPNQDQILTNLSKRRCPSQPVRAARSQA